ATTAACAGTCTGAAACCTAAAAGCTGTAACTCAAACAAGCAATATTTAAGGATAAGAGGTCAAAATGTTTACCTGTCATTACTCACCTGTCATTTACCTCAGATGATTCCAGAAGATTAAACTCAGAACAAGTAGTTGGACGATATAAAATGTGGGTATATACTGTATAAACAATAGCCTTGGAGTTAtaattactattaataatagGTATGCTAAAAACAACAGGAACAAGGAATACCCACCTTCTAACGATGACGATACTCGCGCTCTCGGTCACGCTCTCGATCCCGGTCTCGGTCCCGGTCCCGGTGTCTCTCTCGTTCTCGGCTTCTCTCTCTGTAATAATCATCATGACGATCTCTACTGCGGGATTTATGACGCCGACTCTTTTCTCGTGATCTACTATGATCCCTTTCTCTTGATCGTTCACGTCTTCTAAAAGAAATTACTGGATTAATGCTCTCCATAATTAGCTTTAAAATTTAGTATTTTGATGTTTAAAAATACCCAAGGCAAAAAAGTAACTTACAAATATAGTTTAGACTAAAATATCCTGAACAGACAATAATGATTTATCAACTCAGCAACAACCAAGAACTGGAaatcccattttaaaaaatattcacctaAAAATTGGGAACCAGACACATCATGGCAATACATCATATCATCTATTATAACCAGGAGCCTAAAAGAGACAtgcaatatttactgaatgaaaagCAGAAAGGTAAAGTAGAGAAAATCTCATAGAACTTGTATTTTAaccaaaagaatatatagaaaagtagttttttagaaataaaattcatgAAATCACTCAATACACAATGAGACTTAACTACTTAAAATTATCACCCATTACTGTAAACATGTATGTAAATATTAATCTTACATTTATAACTAGCCAAACCATGGTTCATCGTTAAGTGCTACCCTGCTAAGAAACTTTccaaagaaatatatacatatgtatgcttGGAGGATGGTAGTGCTGAGAAGCATGGTGGGACGCAAAGAAGAAACTTAGTAAACACGACCACtagaaaagattgataaattaTTCACACTGTTATTTAATAAAGAGAAACGCTGCATGAACTTcctttagaaacaaacaaaaaacaggtaCGTTAACCAAAGTATGTATCTTAGAAATCCTACTAATCTAAGTTCTAAAATTCACAATTAGGAAATAACTGCCTATTAGTTTAATCCctattttgtatttctgcacCAGGCAGCTCAACTTAGCAAACATTATTAGGTGTTAAGCTTGTGACCAAGGTAGAAGTTATTCTGgacttaaaaagttaaaagactaTGTAAGATACAGCCTTTAGCTATGAAAATTTGTTCAGATTCAAAGATCCTTAAACCGGGTCacaaaattaataattataaagtTGGGGACCATGACAAAGACAAGCTCCTTTTCCTAGCTTAACGAAGATGACTCTACCACCTGGTAAGTATACTAAAGACCTGAAAGTATCATGTCAAGATTAAGCTTTACCTTTCTAAACTATGTAAAATTTCAACGTTAGCAGTAATGCCAAAAAAAGAAttgcctaattaaaaaaaaaaaaaaccctaagaaaTGATCATAAACTCTCTTGTTCAAGAAATACTTATTTAGCACCCATTCTCTACATCATTACCAACACAGTAATCAACAAGACAGGTAAATAAGACCCCTCCCATTTTTCAATGTGTTCtactgaaaagaaataagaacaataaGTAACAATACTTAACAACAATAAGAAAGAACAGATTGCAAGAAGAATTATTAAATAAGTAATCAGAATAACCTGGGAGAAGACCCCCTCCTAGAGGGGGTCTTCAATCCTAGAAAGATTGAATTGAGAAAAGAACAAGGAACAGCTATGTGAAGAATCAAGGAAAAGGGCTCCCAGTAGAAGAAATACCAAGTGTTAATACAGAAACAAGAGTttcaagaggaagaaaagggaaaccaATATTGCTAGAGAATAGTGAGCAAGAGAGGTACATAATGAGGCAAACTGTATCATACTGTTTACAATGTTTACATTTGCATTATTACATTTATTCTAAGAATGTGACAACAACTGAAAGCCTTTGAGGTGTTTTAAGCAAGCAAACACCTGACAtttattaaacaacaacaaaatcacattAGCTGCTAAATAAACAGTAATAAGTAAAATCAAAGTCCTATAGAGTCCCAAAcacaatatttttctctatttgcaaAGCAGCAATTTTATATAGACATGAGACAGGAAAGTTTTACCTTGATCCAGAACCATAAGACTTGGATTCAATTCCATGCAGGCAATCTTGCAAAGAGCTAATAAGAACTTTGCAACGATCATCAGCAGATACTTTGGATTGTTTAATTAAAGAAATTGCAGTTACCAATGTCTCAATAGCACTCCCATAATCACCTGTGAGTGGAAAGAGAGAGGTTTAAGTCaaacaaattttgttttcaaaaatatcaCCTAACCATTTGAGGCaaccattttaaaaaagcaaagcacTTCAAAATGATTATAGACGATgtcttaattttttcagtttcatcattttGGGAAAGGCTTTAATGTACATGAAGTTTGTTATTGTTATAGCTGTATGAAACATGTGATCATTTAGTAAATATAGGAATAAATGAGCTGCCTTGAGGCCCCTAAGCCATTAAATGTCAGGGCTAATACTTAAATTTATAcctaaaatgtttatattaggGGTATTTCACTACACTGTGACATACAGTTTCCTTCAATGCCTTTTAAATATAAGATAGATAATGATtgggaaatataaaaataactactACATGTAGATGACCCATCTTCAAAGCTGTACTTAAAAGCTTTGGGTCATgcctagacttccctggtggtacagtggaaaagagtctgcctgccaatgcaggggacacaggttcgatcactggtccaggaggatcctacatgcctcggagcaactaaacccacgcgccacaactactgacccggggtgctgcaactactgaagcctgtgtgcctagagtttgtgctccgcagcaagagaagccaccacagtgataagccagtgcaccgcaactagagtggCCCCTGCGTGCTGCAACCAGGGAAAGCCTGcccacagccaaaacaaaaatcattttttaaaagttttaagtcATTCCTAATAACataaataagaaatatgaatACAGAGAGAAATATACAAACCAGCACTGGCATCAGACACAGCTCTTGAAATAGCACTGCTTGAGATTGCCCTATTTCTATTCATGATTTCTTCAAACTCAGCTTCACTCAATGGCGTTCTTGCAGTATCCATTTCcctataaaatcaaaataaacctTAAATCATACTCAAAATTCTAAATTAGTCATAACTGTGTAATGCAATTCAAATAACTGCTTTTGACAAGTGCCTCAGAGCTAACAGTTATTTTCTCATATTGAAATATACTATTTTTCGTACAGAGCAGGTGTATGAAAAATTCCCTTGTACAATTATTATCTTTCAGCTGAAATAAAAGTAGCaacttaaaaatatctttctggaggtcagaaatgCTATATCTACATAactgcaataaaatatttttagtcatACAAAACCATGTAAAAAATTGTTTTGATGTctgtctatatatgtatgtatatctaaGCAACCCTACACAAGCCAGGGCCAAAATCTGGTTTCATTTATATTTGGATCCTTTAGGCACAGAGCCCAACTCACAACAGAAGAATAATAAATGTCTAACTAATAAAATTTCAGGAGGAACAATATCTTAGACCTATCTTGTATGCCCCACTGAATCCCCAGGATATCTGGCAAATAAAAGACCCTCAGTAcctacaaatatttactgaaaaaaaagtaacaaaatccCAAGATTTTCTAAAGCTGCTGGACAACTTAAAAAATTGTGACTACATGTGTAGTACAGAAAAGGTAAACATTTTGCCATCTTAGTTATTAGTTACTAGGTAGAATGCTGAATCAAGGCAAGCAGAAGCAGTTCATTCAGATGAGATGAGGAAGAGCTAATACAACCTTCTGCATGTTTATAAGGTATTACTGTTATTCTCAAAACTTTATAAGCAGTCTAACCAAATTACAAGTTTTCCAACATCCATGTATGATTTAAGATAAATTCTGTGACTCATACCCatcctatttctttaaaaaaaaaaaaaaaatcagttttctcccacttccaattaaaaattactcAATAATAACcaagtatatatacacaaatatttttagaaaaactgGTACTACAGAAATTCTATTATGTTAGAAAAAAGACATGCAATTCAAACTAAACTTACCAAACCAAGCCACCTAACCCACTCCCACACAATGAACACTTAACAGATAGGTGCTCACTGGATTTAAGTTGAATAGAAGAAAAATTGTGCTACCTTCCTAGATataacatttctcaaaagaaaacaaagtatttcAGGCACAATGTCTATGGATAGATAACTGTCAGAAGACTTTATCTACAACATCAAATTTATTTCCCTGGCCCTGTACCCTTGTATGAAATTAGGCAGATGCTCAAATCCATCCCTGCAGTACATTGTCAGACAAACTGAAATACAGAATAATTCAAAGATAAcagtaaaagaatataaaatcaagaaactgaagGGGACAAATTCAAGTAGTTTTTAAAGATTAACACAGCTCTCCAGATTATGATTTGAGCATGGATAGCTTTAaaagtcggagaaggcgatggcaccccactccagtactcttgcctggaaaatcccatggacggaggagcctggtaggctgcagtccatggggtcgcaaagagtcagatatgactgagcgacttcactttcacttttcactttcatgcactgaagaaggaaatggcaacccactccagtgttctcgcctggagaatcccaggggcggggggagcctggtgggctgctgtctgtggggtcgcatagagtcgaacactactgaagcgacttagcagcagcagcagctttaaaaGTACTTTAGTTTCCATGCAGCTTTTCTCTAAGGATGGCCATTAACTATTTTAATTCCCATAAAGCCTGTGTTTTACAAGTCTTTGTCTACCCAAAGatgtttataaattatttaatgtcCCCACTTTAATTAAAAGTTAGTAATTTTGCTATACAGGACTCCTGATAAGCATGAGATACTATCTAATAAACTGACCTAATTTCTAAAACAATGAAGAAACTTTAACTTTCTATGTAGTGTCATCAATGGTAGATGAATGATACtgatgttaaaattttaaaagtagcttGAGGATCCCATTAGCTTGCTTCAGGATCTTTATCAACctcttttaacttaaaaatgacagaaataatgTGACTTGCCCTAAAATCACAAGCCTGTGGAAGTGGTAGAGCTGAATTATTCCCAACCCTGTTCAGTATGTTTTTCACCGTATCATACTGCTTCTtgtaagagaaaacatacacaacATTATGTATCGGGAAAgctcctaattttttaaaacttcacagacaagagtgaaaaatagCTTTTGCAGATCAAATATACTAAGTCTACTTTTACAGACGCATACTAACTTACCTCCCAGGAGGCCCATAGTCACCCCTATCATATGGCGGAGGCCGGCCATATGGATCTGTTGGTGGTGGGCCTCGGCTATCTGATGTAGGCATGCCGCTGTTAGTTGGTGGAGGAAAGAAAGCTGGGTTCACATGTGGAGCTGGCGGTGGGGCCCCTGGaggtggtccaggaagatgcggAGGAGGAGCGAGTGTAAGGGGTGGCCCAAGAGGGCCAGGTGGGCGAGGTGGAAAGGGgcctggaggtggaggtggtCCCTGTTGTGGAGGTGGTGGACCAGGAGGGGGGCCGTAGCCTGGAACTGGAGGTGGAGGACCAGGAGGAAGCGGACCCAATGGAGGCTGCCCAAAAGGCTGTCCAGGAAAAAGAACTGGTGGTGGAGGGCGATCTCCCCGATTAGGAGGCCCAGCTAAAGGAGGAGGCAGAACCTGACCAGGAGGTGGAGGACCTGGCGGACCGGGTGGGCCTGGAGGACCTAAGGGTGGGCGTGGTGGAGTCTGTCCAGCTACAGAATaaaggggggagagagagagagagagagaaaaaaaaacacacttcaATAAGGTGTTTTAATCTTCATGCCACAATTATACTTTTAAAGCATAACTCATAGACCAAGACTCTTTCTCTTTAAATGAAACCCATACGGTAAACGCTATACTAACAAGTTACAAGGATGAAGTATATCCTTACACATTTAACTAGCTCAATTTAATGCTTAAGAAAAACTACTGAAACAAAAACTTTAACAGATTACAATGCTTAGAGATAGTTTCCATCTTTCAGCATACACACACTTCTTACAGTGAAATCACCCACCTTATAGTCTACTCTGATGACAAGCTAGAAAGTGAAACAAGGAAAAATGGTCTTGAAAGGATTTTTTAAGAGGTAAGAAAATAAGACGGATgtaaatattctatatataagtcaagcaagtttggagaaaaataaagacctTTTAGGCCAAAAATGGGTAATTCCTCTATGCTGTGCCCCATATGCCATGGAATCCTAGTTTCCAGGAACAAAGGCCGAGTTCCTTTAACAAGATGCTTGATCAAATTTCCTGGATTCCAAAAATAGCATAACAAGGAGAGTAAGTCACATTAATAATGCATTacttgaaaaagagagaaaaggaaaagaggtaTTAGGTAGACACATTTTATCCATggcaatttaagaaaaattttacctGGAAAAGGTGGAGGTGGCCCTCCTGGTCCTGCTGGCCCAGGAAATCTGTCCCCACCAGGAACAGCCCCTGGAAAACGGCCCCGTCCTCTACCACCTTGTGGAAATGCTGCACGTGAACTGCCTCCCGGAGGACCAGCTTTACCTTCCCCAGACATTTGTCCTGATTGTGTAGCTGCAAATATCCAAATACTCATAAATAGCATTTATTAAAATAGTTATCTGATATGTAACCACTGTTAGATATTAGAAACAACTCTAAATCAAAGTTTATGTATACTGCTTACTAACTTCCAGATGCCTTGGGCCCGTCCAAACTACATGAGAAGTACCCATTTAGGAAAACCTTCACATctatttaaattcttttgaaGTCTCAAAGATCTAGGCTTAAATGTATTTCTGATAAACAAATAATGAGTTACTTTCAAAATACCAGTATTCTGCAGCAGCCAAGACCAAAATTCTCTAACAGAAATCTAAATTTCAGTAAGTATAAATCATTCAAACTTTTAAACATTCATCAGTTAAGTTTTAAGTGCTAGAACATTAAGAAAAACAACCACTCAAATTTCTATTAATTACATTAtcattcatttctctctttaaGTGATaacatttttaagtatataatggCAAATCTTTTCTATAGTCACTTTACCAAGTGGTGATAGGTCTTGGTGCCAAGCAGAAAATCAACGAATACTTTCTGGTTATCAGTAGTTTCTCCCCAACCATAACAGACATccacataactttccttcaaccTAAGGATTAGAATgtagtttcttcctttctttaggaTGGGAATGACAGGATAAGAATGGCAGGGCTATAAAACTTGCACACTGTTGTATAATGTTGGGTCTGtaacatttagagaaaaatggGCATAGGTTTCCAGTACACGGAACCAGTCATAATCAGTAATTTAAATCAAACTCAAAGCATGGATTTTCTAAAATGGATTCTCCAATgaactaaatataaatattaagatGACTTCTCCAATACAACATATAACAAATGCTAACAAGACTGGTTAAAATGCACATCTTTTAATAAAAGCCTCTGAGGGGGGTGCTTACTTTTCCTGGACTGCATTTCAAATTGACTCAGGAACTGTTTATTGC
This window of the Bos taurus isolate L1 Dominette 01449 registration number 42190680 breed Hereford chromosome 5, ARS-UCD2.0, whole genome shotgun sequence genome carries:
- the CPSF6 gene encoding cleavage and polyadenylation specificity factor subunit 6 isoform X2, with the protein product MADGVDHIDIYADVGEEFNQEAEYGGHDQIDLYDDVISPSANNGDAPEDRDYMDTLPPTVGDDVGKGAAPNVVYTYTGKRIALYIGNLTWWTTDEDLTEAVHSLGVNDILEIKFFENRANGQSKGFALVGVGSEASSKKLMDLLPKRELHGQNPVVTPCNKQFLSQFEMQSRKTTQSGQMSGEGKAGPPGGSSRAAFPQGGRGRGRFPGAVPGGDRFPGPAGPGGPPPPFPGNLIKHLVKGTRPLFLETRIPWHMGHSIEELPIFGLKAGQTPPRPPLGPPGPPGPPGPPPPGQVLPPPLAGPPNRGDRPPPPVLFPGQPFGQPPLGPLPPGPPPPVPGYGPPPGPPPPQQGPPPPPGPFPPRPPGPLGPPLTLAPPPHLPGPPPGAPPPAPHVNPAFFPPPTNSGMPTSDSRGPPPTDPYGRPPPYDRGDYGPPGREMDTARTPLSEAEFEEIMNRNRAISSSAISRAVSDASAGDYGSAIETLVTAISLIKQSKVSADDRCKVLISSLQDCLHGIESKSYGSGSRRERSRERDHSRSREKSRRHKSRSRDRHDDYYRERSRERERHRDRDRDRDRERDREREYRHR
- the CPSF6 gene encoding cleavage and polyadenylation specificity factor subunit 6 isoform X3, whose protein sequence is MADGVDHIDIYADVGEEFNQEAEYGGHDQIDLYDDVISPSANNGDAPEDRDYMDTLPPTVGDDVGKGAAPNVVYTYTGKRIALYIGNLTWWTTDEDLTEAVHSLGVNDILEIKFFENRANGQSKGFALVGVGSEASSKKLMDLLPKRELHGQNPVVTPCNKQFLSQFEMQSRKTTQSGQMSGEGKAGPPGGSSRAAFPQGGRGRGRFPGAVPGGDRFPGPAGPGGPPPPFPAGQTPPRPPLGPPGPPGPPGPPPPGQVLPPPLAGPPNRGDRPPPPVLFPGQPFGQPPLGPLPPGPPPPVPGYGPPPGPPPPQQGPPPPPGPFPPRPPGPLGPPLTLAPPPHLPGPPPGAPPPAPHVNPAFFPPPTNSGMPTSDSRGPPPTDPYGRPPPYDRGDYGPPGREMDTARTPLSEAEFEEIMNRNRAISSSAISRAVSDASAGDYGSAIETLVTAISLIKQSKVSADDRCKVLISSLQDCLHGIESKSYGSGSRRRERSRERDHSRSREKSRRHKSRSRDRHDDYYRERSRERERHRDRDRDRDRERDREREYRHR
- the CPSF6 gene encoding cleavage and polyadenylation specificity factor subunit 6 isoform X4 → MADGVDHIDIYADVGEEFNQEAEYGGHDQIDLYDDVISPSANNGDAPEDRDYMDTLPPTVGDDVGKGAAPNVVYTYTGKRIALYIGNLTWWTTDEDLTEAVHSLGVNDILEIKFFENRANGQSKGFALVGVGSEASSKKLMDLLPKRELHGQNPVVTPCNKQFLSQFEMQSRKTTQSGQMSGEGKAGPPGGSSRAAFPQGGRGRGRFPGAVPGGDRFPGPAGPGGPPPPFPAGQTPPRPPLGPPGPPGPPGPPPPGQVLPPPLAGPPNRGDRPPPPVLFPGQPFGQPPLGPLPPGPPPPVPGYGPPPGPPPPQQGPPPPPGPFPPRPPGPLGPPLTLAPPPHLPGPPPGAPPPAPHVNPAFFPPPTNSGMPTSDSRGPPPTDPYGRPPPYDRGDYGPPGREMDTARTPLSEAEFEEIMNRNRAISSSAISRAVSDASAGDYGSAIETLVTAISLIKQSKVSADDRCKVLISSLQDCLHGIESKSYGSGSRRERSRERDHSRSREKSRRHKSRSRDRHDDYYRERSRERERHRDRDRDRDRERDREREYRHR
- the CPSF6 gene encoding cleavage and polyadenylation specificity factor subunit 6 isoform X1, with product MADGVDHIDIYADVGEEFNQEAEYGGHDQIDLYDDVISPSANNGDAPEDRDYMDTLPPTVGDDVGKGAAPNVVYTYTGKRIALYIGNLTWWTTDEDLTEAVHSLGVNDILEIKFFENRANGQSKGFALVGVGSEASSKKLMDLLPKRELHGQNPVVTPCNKQFLSQFEMQSRKTTQSGQMSGEGKAGPPGGSSRAAFPQGGRGRGRFPGAVPGGDRFPGPAGPGGPPPPFPGNLIKHLVKGTRPLFLETRIPWHMGHSIEELPIFGLKAGQTPPRPPLGPPGPPGPPGPPPPGQVLPPPLAGPPNRGDRPPPPVLFPGQPFGQPPLGPLPPGPPPPVPGYGPPPGPPPPQQGPPPPPGPFPPRPPGPLGPPLTLAPPPHLPGPPPGAPPPAPHVNPAFFPPPTNSGMPTSDSRGPPPTDPYGRPPPYDRGDYGPPGREMDTARTPLSEAEFEEIMNRNRAISSSAISRAVSDASAGDYGSAIETLVTAISLIKQSKVSADDRCKVLISSLQDCLHGIESKSYGSGSRRRERSRERDHSRSREKSRRHKSRSRDRHDDYYRERSRERERHRDRDRDRDRERDREREYRHR
- the CPSF6 gene encoding cleavage and polyadenylation specificity factor subunit 6 (The RefSeq protein has 1 substitution compared to this genomic sequence) encodes the protein MADGVDHIDIYADVGEEFNQEAEYGGHDQIDLYDDVISPSANNGDAPEDRDYMDTLPPTVGDDVGKGAAPNVVYTYTGKRIALYIGNLTWWTTDEDLTEAVHSLGVNDILEIKFFENRANGQSKGFALVGVGSEASSKKLMDLLPKRELHGQNPVVTPCNKQFLSQFEMQSRKTTQSGQMSGEGKAGPPGGSSRAAFPQGGRGRGRFPGAVPGGDRFPGPAGPGGPPPPFPAGQTPPRPPLCPPGPPGPPGPPPPGQVLPPPLAGPPNRGDRPPPPVLFPGQPFGQPPLGPLPPGPPPPVPGYGPPPGPPPPQQGPPPPPGPFPPRPPGPLGPPLTLAPPPHLPGPPPGAPPPAPHVNPAFFPPPTNSGMPTSDSRGPPPTDPYGRPPPYDRGDYGPPGREMDTARTPLSEAEFEEIMNRNRAISSSAISRAVSDASAGDYGSAIETLVTAISLIKQSKVSADDRCKVLISSLQDCLHGIESKSYGSGSRRERSRERDHSRSREKSRRHKSRSRDRHDDYYRERSRERERHRDRDRDRDRERDREREYRHR